From Deltaproteobacteria bacterium, one genomic window encodes:
- a CDS encoding YkgJ family cysteine cluster protein produces the protein MNVDLGHFFSKYEALVAQVDAAVHTVTQQYASEVRCRRGCSDCCHALFDVSLVEAMYINAHFSELSETRRNEILIEADKADRKAQIIKKKAYHDISTDPRADVLTQAAKERIRCPLLDVNNECSLYRWRPLTCRIYGIPMEIGGKSHTCGLSGFEPGRAYPSIKMERIQDQLVSLSNQMLATIGSSYQDFQFMHVPVSTALLTVYSHDFFGVDKQAESVGTEAGAEDA, from the coding sequence ATGAATGTGGATTTAGGCCATTTTTTTTCAAAATATGAAGCGCTCGTGGCACAGGTTGATGCTGCTGTCCATACGGTGACCCAGCAGTATGCATCCGAAGTTCGATGTCGACGCGGATGTAGTGATTGCTGCCATGCTCTTTTTGATGTCAGTCTTGTCGAGGCAATGTATATCAATGCCCATTTTTCGGAGCTCAGCGAGACACGCCGGAATGAAATTTTGATCGAGGCGGATAAAGCTGACCGCAAGGCGCAGATTATTAAAAAGAAGGCGTATCACGATATTTCAACGGACCCGCGGGCGGATGTTTTGACTCAGGCCGCCAAGGAGCGGATCCGCTGCCCCTTGCTCGACGTGAACAATGAATGCTCGTTGTATCGGTGGCGACCATTGACCTGCCGCATTTATGGAATTCCCATGGAGATTGGTGGCAAATCTCATACATGCGGACTTTCGGGATTCGAGCCTGGCCGAGCCTATCCGTCGATAAAAATGGAACGAATTCAAGATCAGCTTGTTTCGTTGAGCAATCAAATGCTTGCGACCATCGGATCCAGCTACCAGGATTTTCAGTTCATGCATGTTCCTGTTTCAACCGCTTTATTGACCGTGTATTCGCATGATTTTTTTGGCGTCGATAAACAGGCGGAATCGGTGGGTACCGAAGCAGGAGCGGAAGATGCTTAA
- a CDS encoding 4Fe-4S dicluster domain-containing protein, whose amino-acid sequence MGYSVTVDTDKCIGCGECVDVCPVEVYELKDGKANPVNEEECLGCESCVEVCEQGAITIEEN is encoded by the coding sequence ATGGGTTATTCGGTTACTGTTGACACTGATAAGTGTATTGGCTGTGGCGAATGTGTCGATGTCTGTCCGGTCGAAGTTTACGAACTGAAAGACGGCAAGGCCAATCCCGTAAACGAAGAGGAATGTCTTGGCTGTGAATCCTGTGTCGAGGTTTGCGAGCAGGGCGCCATCACCATCGAAGAAAATTAA